The Amyelois transitella isolate CPQ chromosome 20, ilAmyTran1.1, whole genome shotgun sequence genome has a segment encoding these proteins:
- the LOC106131670 gene encoding uncharacterized protein LOC106131670: MCILADICNHTWIPECALERDEDYYRLFIDECDMFEYNCDNQLHFEVRNYSECFSQGPCPPAKCPPTKQCPSHRRFHGKDDGFLFYRKSLNPPTRATPPPDLPKHMLHGKRRYTPNKYKKKLRIEDYPPNLLLMLKRQLENDAKKAKKQEMQKYNRKSPMRALKTNTKATTKTASRTPNKPKTRPTTRVVTGLTTSLWITKIIKTSIFIKNGVRVIKIFKSINRHVKSTKPMNTEDSDYLQ; the protein is encoded by the exons ATGTGCATCTTGGCAGACATATGCAACCACACCTGGATCCCGGAATGCGCGCTGGAAAGGGACGAGGACTATTACAGGCTCTTCATAGACGAGTGTGACATGTTCGAGTATAACTGTGACAACCAACTGC ACTTCGAAGTAAGAAACTATTCGGAGTGCTTCTCTCAAGGTCCTTGTCCACCAGCGAAATGTCCTCCCACTAAGCAATGTCCAAGTCACCGTCGATTTCATGGAAAGGACGATGGTTTCCTGTTTTATAGGAAGTCTTTGAATCCTCCAACAAGGGCCACTCCACCACCAGACCTTCCGAAACACATGCTCCACGGCAAGAGAAGATATACtccaaataaatacaaaaagaaattacgaATAGAAGATTATCCGCCAAACCTTTTGCTAATGTTAAAAAGACAATTGGAGAATGATGCAAAAAAAGCTAAAAAGCAAGAAATGCagaaatataatagaaaaagtCCCATGCGAGCGTTGAAAACCAATACTAAGGCTACAACCAAGACTGCATCAAGGACTCCGAATAAGCCTAAAACGCGACCTACTACTCGTGTGGTCACTGGATTAACCACTAGTTTGTGGATAACTAAGATTATAAAGacgagtatttttataaaaaatggtgTGAGAGTCATAAAGATATTCAAAAGTATCAATAGACATGTCAAATCTACGAAACCGATGAACACTGAAGATTCTGATTACTTACAATGA
- the LOC106131671 gene encoding neuronal synaptobrevin produces MATEGGLAPAGDGDMPVGGPKTPQQIAAQRRLQQTQAQVDEVVDIMKTNVEKVLERDQKLSELDDRADALQQGASQFEQQAGKLKSKFWLQNLKMMIIAAVIGIIILALIIANFV; encoded by the exons at GGCGACGGAGGGCGGTCTGGCGCCAGCCGGCGACGGCGACATGCCCGTGGGCGGTCCGAAGACGCCGCAGCAGATCGCGGCCCAGCGGCGCCTTCAGCAGACGCAGGCACAAGTCGATGAG GTGGTTGACATCATGAAAACCAATGTGGAGAAGGTGTTGGAGCGAGATCAAAAGCTGTCAGAGCTCGATGACAGAGCAG ACGCTTTACAACAAGGCGCATCACAGTTTGAGCAGCAGGCTGGCAAACTGAAAAGCAAATTCTGGTTGCAGAACTTAAAG atGATGATAATCGCCGCAGTAATTGGAATCATTATTTTGGCCCTAATCATTG CAAACTTTGTGTGA